One segment of Anastrepha obliqua isolate idAnaObli1 chromosome 3, idAnaObli1_1.0, whole genome shotgun sequence DNA contains the following:
- the LOC129241536 gene encoding frizzled-2 produces the protein MSRTTANRRRTIGRHPLAFCNSVFILSVVLLLHTHNCHADGMQHLADSGGGVGMGGMGSHSLDVSPAPGYGLPAIPKDPNSRCEEITIPMCRGIGYNMTSFPNEMNHETQDEAGLEVHQFWPLVEIKCSPDLKFFLCSMYTPICLEDYHKPLPVCRSVCERARAGCAPIMQQYSFQWPERMACEHLPLHGDPENLCMEQPSYTESGSGGSGRDGSSGGSSSSGGGGGGGGSGGKRKQSGGSTSQKCKGKNSKNCQNSLGERTNTKECTCTCLKPLLLLGKEALMQPPLMHYPWYMNSTVQRIASVPNCAIPCKGPFFTNDEKDFAGVWIALWSGLCFCSTLMTLTTFIIDTERFKYPERPIVFLSACYFMVAVGYLSKNFLQNEEIACDGAFLREYSTGPNACTMVFLLTYFFGMASSIWWVVLSFTWFLAAGLKWGNEAITKHSQYFHLAAWLIPTVQSVAVLLLSAADGDPILGICYVGNLNPDHLKTFVLAPLFVYLVIGTTFLMAGFVSLFRIRSVIKQQGGVGAGVKADKLEKLMIRIGIFSVLYTVPATIVIGCYLYEAAYFEDWIKALACPCEPVKGPGKKPLYSVLMLKYFMALAVGITSGVWIWSGKTLESWRRFWRRLFGAPDRTGANQALIKPRPPIPHPYAGSGMGMPVGSAAGSLLATPYTQAGGASVASTSHHHLHHHVLKQPAASHV, from the coding sequence ATGTCTCGCACTACGGCTAACAGGCGCAGAACGATAGGACGGCATCCGCTTGCGTTCTGCAATTCCGTCTTCATCCTCAGCGTCGTGCTCCTGCTACACACACACAACTGTCATGCGGACGGCATGCAACATTTGGCGGATAGCGGCGGTGGTGTTGGCATGGGCGGCATGGGCTCCCATTCGTTGGATGTCAGTCCCGCGCCTGGCTACGGGCTCCCCGCCATACCAAAGGATCCAAATTCTCGCTGTGAAGAGATCACTATACCAATGTGCCGCGGCATTGGCTACAACATGACCTCCTTTCCGAATGAAATGAACCACGAAACACAGGACGAAGCGGGTCTGGAAGTACATCAATTTTGGCCGCTCGTAGAAATCAAATGCTCGCCCGATTTGAAATTCTTTCTCTGTTCTATGTACACGCCAATCTGTTTGGAAGATTATCACAAACCGTTGCCTGTTTGTCGTTCGGTTTGTGAACGTGCACGCGCTGGTTGTGCACCCATCATGCAGCAGTACAGTTTTCAATGGCCAGAGCGTATGGCTTGTGAGCATTTGCCACTCCATGGTGATCCCGAGAATCTCTGTATGGAACAGCCCTCGTATACTGAGAGTGGCAGTGGCGGTTCAGGCCGTGATGGTTCGTCAGGCGGTTCGAGTAGCTCAGGTGGCGGTGGTGGCGGCGGCGGTAGTGGTGGTAAACGCAAGCAGTCTGGTGGATCAACTTCACAGAAATGCAaaggcaaaaattcaaaaaactgccaaaattcCCTAGGAGAAAGAACAAACACAAAGGAATGCACGTGCACGTGTCTCAAACCACTACTACTCCTGGGGAAGGAAGCGCTCATGCAGCCACCACTCATGCACTACCCGTGGTACATGAATTCAACTGTACAAAGAATCGCCAGCGTTCCAAATTGCGCGATCCCTTGCAAGGGCCCATTCTTCACAAACGACGAAAAGGACTTCGCCGGCGTATGGATCGCCCTGTGGTCGGGTCTATGCTTTTGCAGCACCCTCATGACGCTAACTACGTTCATCATCGACACCGAAAGGTTTAAGTATCCCGAAAGACCGATCGTCTTTCTATCTGCCTGCTACTTCATGGTCGCTGTAGGATATCTCTCGAAAAACTTTCTGCAGAACGAAGAGATCGCTTGCGACGGAGCTTTCTTAAGGGAGTATTCGACTGGACCAAACGCGTGCACAATGGTATTCCTGCTAACGTATTTCTTCGGCATGGCATCGTCGATTTGGTGGGTTGTACTCAGCTTCACTTGGTTCTTGGCCGCTGGCCTCAAGTGGGGCAATGAAGCCATTACCAAACATTCGCAATATTTTCACTTGGCCGCCTGGCTCATACCCACAGTGCAATCGGTGGCCGTGTTGCTGCTCTCAGCCGCGGATGGTGATCCCATACTCGGCATTTGCTATGTTGGTAATCTCAATCCAGATCATCTGAAGACATTCGTACTGGCACCGCTCTTCGTATACCTCGTCATCGGCACCACCTTCCTGATGGCGGGCTTCGTTTCACTCTTTCGCATACGTTCCGTAATCAAACAACAAGGCGGCGTTGGCGCCGGTGTTAAGGCGGACAAATTAGAAAAGCTTATGATACGTATTGGCATATTTTCCGTCCTCTACACCGTCCCCGCAACCATCGTAATCGGATGCTACCTGTATGAAGCCGCCTACTTCGAAGACTGGATCAAAGCGCTCGCTTGCCCGTGTGAACCGGTGAAAGGACCTGGCAAGAAACCATTGTACTCAGTGCTAATGCTGAAGTACTTTATGGCACTGGCCGTAGGTATTACATCGGGCGTTTGGATCTGGTCTGGTAAGACGTTAGAAAGTTGGCGTCGTTTCTGGCGTCGACTTTTTGGCGCACCTGATCGCACCGGCGCCAATCAGGCACTCATTAAACCGCGACCGCCCATACCGCATCCGTACGCCGGCTCCGGCATGGGTATGCCTGTGGGATCGGCGGCTGGTTCGCTGCTCGCCACACCATACACACAGGCGGGCGGCGCATCGGTGGCTTCCACCAGTCACCACCATTTGCACCATCATGTTCTTAAACAACCGGCGGCGAGTCACGTATGA
- the LOC129241537 gene encoding uncharacterized protein LOC129241537 has translation MGGGGGGGGGGGSTIGGGSVLGGHGTLMSTAGMSNSTVGGGVGVGAPPGSMLHGGGGGGIGVGTPGNMSMPGVYGNGNGGGGGVPMGPGGGNGGGGNGPSTAPGSVIDSRAVSVVVTLPGGPGAQHPGQALSDYGPI, from the coding sequence ATGggcggtggcggtggtggtggcggcggcggcggcagtACAATTGGCGGTGGCAGCGTGCTGGGCGGACACGGTACTCTGATGAGCACAGCGGGTATGAGCAATAGTACGGTTGGCGGCGGTGTTGGTGTTGGGGCTCCTCCTGGCAGTATGTTGCacggtggcggtggcggtggcaTCGGCGTCGGTACGCCTGGTAATATGAGTATGCCTGGCGTTTATGGCAATGGTAatggcggtggtggtggcgtTCCAATGGGACCGGGTGGGGGCAATGGCGGCGGGGGCAATGGACCAAGTACGGCGCCCGGTTCGGTGATCGATTCACGCGCGGTGTCCGTGGTCGTTACGTTGCCCGGTGGGCCGGGCGCGCAACACCCCGGGCAGGCGCTGAGCGACTACGGTCCTATATAG